Proteins co-encoded in one Aquincola tertiaricarbonis genomic window:
- the pdxA gene encoding 4-hydroxythreonine-4-phosphate dehydrogenase PdxA: MSSRHVPSTPPLLITLGDPCGIGPEIVAGAWLRGELPDAVVVGDPGVVRRGLRALGREAPLALLESPADLTACPPGCLPVLLGGEDAALAELPWGRVDGRAGAAAARWITQAVRLVQAGEGRAVVTAPIHKEALSAAGVPFPGHTEMLQWLATGADGQLPPVRMMLANPELKVVLVTIHVSLRRALELLDFDAVLSTLRIAHQAAARWGQPAPRIAVAGLNPHAGEGGLFGDEELRFIGPAIEAARAEGIDAQGPFPPDTVFMRARRGAFDLVVAMTHDHGLIPVKYLGVEDGVNVTLGLPFVRTSPDHGTAFDIAGQGIADPASLVTAARMARLLSGAGAG; this comes from the coding sequence ATGTCATCACGCCATGTGCCTTCCACGCCGCCGCTGCTGATCACACTCGGTGACCCTTGTGGCATCGGCCCCGAGATCGTGGCGGGTGCCTGGTTGCGGGGTGAGCTGCCCGATGCGGTGGTGGTGGGCGACCCGGGCGTGGTGCGTCGCGGCCTGCGCGCGCTGGGCCGGGAGGCGCCCCTGGCGCTGCTCGAATCGCCGGCCGACCTGACGGCCTGCCCGCCCGGCTGCCTGCCGGTGCTGCTGGGGGGCGAAGACGCGGCGCTGGCCGAGCTGCCCTGGGGCCGCGTCGACGGCCGCGCCGGTGCCGCCGCCGCCCGCTGGATCACCCAGGCGGTGCGCCTGGTGCAGGCCGGCGAGGGCCGGGCGGTGGTCACCGCGCCCATCCACAAAGAGGCGCTGAGCGCCGCGGGTGTTCCGTTCCCGGGCCATACCGAGATGCTGCAGTGGCTGGCCACCGGCGCCGACGGGCAGTTGCCGCCGGTGCGCATGATGCTGGCCAACCCCGAGCTGAAGGTGGTGCTGGTCACCATCCATGTGTCGCTGCGGCGGGCGCTGGAACTGCTCGATTTCGATGCCGTGCTGTCCACGCTGCGCATCGCCCACCAGGCGGCGGCGCGCTGGGGCCAGCCCGCGCCGCGCATCGCGGTGGCCGGGCTCAATCCGCATGCGGGGGAGGGCGGGCTCTTCGGCGACGAGGAGCTGCGCTTCATCGGCCCGGCGATCGAGGCGGCGCGGGCCGAAGGCATCGACGCGCAAGGGCCGTTTCCGCCCGACACGGTGTTCATGCGCGCCCGCCGCGGCGCCTTCGACCTGGTGGTGGCGATGACGCACGACCATGGCCTGATTCCGGTGAAGTACCTGGGCGTGGAAGACGGCGTGAACGTGACGCTGGGCCTGCCTTTCGTGCGCACCAGCCCTGACCACGGCACCGCCTTCGACATCGCGGGCCAGGGCATTGCCGACCCGGCCAGTCTGGTGACGGCGGCGCGCATGGCGCGCCTGCTCAGCGGGGCAGGGGCGGGCTAG
- a CDS encoding outer membrane beta-barrel protein, translated as MTNSKNRTRVAIAAALLAASAVPAMAEGLYVGGSIAKPDWRGDNINGVSGDSSGTGLKLYGGYQFNPNFALEGSAFRLGKLSGNGGDAKADGVALDAVGMLPFATDWTALAKLGVASVKTRAGGDSDRSTIPKFGLGVQYNLSKTMAIRGEWERYRLDAFDQKSNTDQYSIGLNVSF; from the coding sequence ATGACGAACTCGAAGAACCGCACCCGCGTTGCCATCGCCGCCGCCCTGCTGGCCGCCAGCGCCGTGCCCGCGATGGCCGAGGGTCTGTACGTCGGCGGCTCCATCGCCAAGCCCGACTGGCGCGGTGACAACATCAACGGCGTGTCCGGCGACTCGTCGGGCACCGGCCTGAAGCTGTACGGCGGCTACCAGTTCAACCCCAACTTCGCACTGGAAGGCAGCGCCTTCCGCCTGGGCAAGTTGAGCGGCAACGGCGGTGACGCCAAGGCCGACGGTGTGGCGCTGGACGCGGTGGGCATGCTGCCCTTTGCCACCGACTGGACGGCACTGGCCAAGCTGGGCGTGGCCAGCGTGAAGACCCGCGCCGGCGGCGACAGCGACCGCAGCACCATCCCGAAGTTCGGCCTGGGCGTGCAGTACAACCTGTCCAAGACCATGGCCATCCGCGGCGAATGGGAACGCTATCGCCTGGACGCCTTCGACCAGAAGAGCAACACCGACCAGTACTCGATCGGCCTGAACGTCTCGTTCTAA
- a CDS encoding Nif3-like dinuclear metal center hexameric protein → MVQRNEVEAYLGRLLAVDRFKDYGPNGLQVEGGAEVHRIVSGVTASRALIEAAIADGADTILVHHGLFWRGQDGRLTGWLKARVQLLMAHGINLFAYHLPLDAHADLGNNAQLGRQLGLVADARFGEQELGFIGQASGLDSAQALALRVEAALGRAPVLLPGDGRPLRRVAWCTGGAQGYFEAAIAAGADAFITGEISEPQAHIARETGAAFLACGHHATERYGAPAVAEHLAQTYGLQHRFIDISNPA, encoded by the coding sequence ATGGTCCAGCGCAATGAGGTCGAAGCCTATCTGGGCCGTTTGTTGGCCGTGGACCGCTTCAAGGATTATGGGCCGAACGGTCTGCAGGTCGAGGGCGGCGCCGAGGTGCACCGCATCGTCTCCGGCGTCACCGCCAGCCGGGCGCTGATCGAGGCGGCCATTGCCGACGGGGCCGACACGATCCTGGTGCACCACGGCCTGTTCTGGCGCGGCCAGGACGGCCGGCTGACCGGCTGGCTGAAGGCGCGGGTGCAACTGCTGATGGCCCATGGCATCAACCTGTTCGCCTACCACCTGCCGCTGGACGCGCATGCCGACCTCGGCAACAACGCGCAGCTGGGCCGGCAGCTGGGGCTGGTGGCCGATGCGCGCTTCGGCGAGCAGGAGCTGGGCTTCATCGGCCAGGCCAGCGGCCTGGACAGCGCACAGGCGCTGGCGCTGCGGGTGGAGGCGGCGCTGGGCCGCGCGCCGGTGCTGCTGCCCGGCGATGGCCGGCCGCTGCGGCGCGTGGCCTGGTGCACCGGCGGGGCGCAGGGCTACTTCGAGGCGGCGATCGCCGCGGGGGCCGATGCCTTCATCACCGGCGAGATCTCGGAGCCGCAGGCCCACATCGCCCGCGAGACGGGCGCGGCTTTCCTGGCCTGCGGCCACCATGCCACCGAGCGCTATGGCGCGCCCGCGGTGGCCGAGCACCTGGCGCAGACCTACGGCCTGCAGCACAGGTTCATCGATATATCGAATCCAGCTTAG
- a CDS encoding S1C family serine protease, which translates to MRRTWLIFSQAVTVALAVLFVVATLKPDWLSRRAGQTLLPEIVSIVSAPVASALPASAPMAGYSTAARKASPSVVSVTAMRAPQRNPHAEDPWFRFFFREGNGAQRQEPQRGLGSGVIVSPEGYLLTNNHVIDGASEIEVQLADGRQASAQVIGADPETDVAVLKVSLDKLPAITFGRSEELQVGDIVLAIGNPFAVGQTVTSGIVSALGRSRLGINTFENFIQTDAAINPGNSGGALVDVNGNLVGINTAIFSRSGGSLGIGFAIPADSARQVMESLIRDGSVTRGWIGVEPRDLTPEIAETFQLPVTEGVLITGVLQDGPASQGGIRPGDVVTRVDGQAVTNTQQLLGAVAALKPDTRVAIGVQRGKQAVDVTVKIAQRPRAQPAR; encoded by the coding sequence ATGCGTAGAACCTGGCTCATTTTCTCGCAGGCGGTCACGGTGGCCCTGGCCGTGCTGTTCGTGGTGGCGACGCTCAAGCCCGACTGGCTGTCTCGCCGCGCCGGGCAGACGCTGCTGCCCGAGATCGTCTCCATCGTCAGCGCGCCCGTGGCGTCTGCCCTGCCGGCCAGCGCGCCGATGGCGGGCTACAGCACCGCGGCGCGCAAGGCCTCGCCGTCGGTGGTCAGCGTCACCGCGATGCGCGCGCCGCAGCGCAACCCGCATGCCGAAGACCCCTGGTTCCGCTTCTTCTTCCGCGAGGGCAACGGCGCCCAGCGCCAGGAACCGCAGCGCGGCCTCGGTTCGGGCGTCATCGTGTCGCCCGAAGGCTACCTGCTGACCAACAACCACGTGATCGACGGCGCCAGCGAGATCGAGGTGCAGCTGGCCGACGGCCGCCAGGCCTCGGCCCAGGTGATCGGCGCCGACCCCGAGACCGACGTGGCGGTGCTGAAGGTCTCGCTGGACAAGCTGCCCGCCATCACCTTCGGCCGCTCGGAAGAGCTGCAGGTGGGCGACATCGTGCTGGCCATCGGAAACCCGTTCGCGGTGGGGCAGACGGTCACCTCCGGCATCGTCAGCGCGCTGGGCCGCAGCCGGCTGGGCATCAACACCTTCGAGAACTTCATCCAGACCGACGCGGCCATCAACCCCGGCAACTCGGGCGGCGCGCTGGTGGACGTGAACGGCAACCTGGTGGGCATCAACACCGCCATCTTCTCGCGCAGCGGCGGCAGCCTGGGCATCGGCTTCGCCATTCCGGCGGACTCGGCCCGGCAGGTGATGGAAAGCCTGATCCGCGACGGCAGCGTGACCCGCGGCTGGATCGGCGTGGAGCCGCGCGACCTGACGCCGGAGATTGCCGAGACCTTCCAGCTGCCGGTGACCGAGGGCGTGCTGATCACCGGCGTACTGCAGGACGGCCCGGCCAGCCAGGGCGGCATCCGCCCCGGCGACGTGGTGACGCGGGTGGACGGCCAGGCCGTCACCAACACCCAGCAGCTGCTGGGCGCGGTGGCCGCGCTGAAGCCCGACACCCGCGTGGCCATCGGCGTGCAGCGCGGCAAGCAGGCGGTGGACGTGACGGTGAAGATCGCGCAGCGGCCTCGGGCGCAGCCGGCGCGCTGA
- the tatC gene encoding twin-arginine translocase subunit TatC: MSAQEKDELEGTEQPFVSHLVELRDRLIRALIAVGVVFGGLCLWPGPGGLYDLLAAPLVHTLPAGATLIATNVISPFVVPLKITLMAAFLIALPVVLWQVWAFVAPGLYSHEKKLVLPLVVSSTLLFFVGVAFCYFFVFGQVFKFIQSFAPKSITAAPDIEAYLSFVLTMFIAFGAAFEVPIVVIVLARMGLVSIEKLKSFRGYFIVLAFIIAAVITPPDVVSQLALAVPMCLLYEVGIWAAQLFIKHTQAPDSEAESNTSAS, from the coding sequence ATGAGTGCCCAAGAGAAAGACGAACTCGAAGGCACCGAGCAGCCCTTCGTTTCGCACCTGGTCGAGCTGCGCGACCGCCTGATCCGGGCGCTGATCGCCGTGGGCGTGGTGTTCGGCGGCCTGTGCCTGTGGCCCGGTCCCGGCGGTCTCTACGACCTGCTGGCCGCGCCGCTGGTGCACACGCTGCCGGCCGGCGCCACGCTGATCGCCACCAACGTGATCTCACCTTTCGTGGTGCCGCTCAAGATCACGCTGATGGCGGCCTTCCTGATCGCCTTGCCAGTGGTGCTGTGGCAGGTCTGGGCCTTCGTGGCGCCGGGCCTGTACTCGCACGAGAAGAAGCTGGTGCTGCCGCTGGTGGTCTCGAGCACGCTGCTGTTCTTCGTGGGGGTGGCGTTCTGCTACTTCTTCGTGTTCGGCCAGGTGTTCAAGTTCATCCAGAGCTTTGCGCCCAAGAGCATCACCGCCGCGCCTGACATCGAGGCCTACCTGAGCTTCGTGCTGACGATGTTCATCGCCTTCGGCGCCGCGTTCGAGGTGCCGATCGTGGTCATCGTGCTGGCGCGCATGGGCCTGGTCAGCATCGAGAAGCTGAAGTCCTTCCGCGGCTACTTCATCGTGCTGGCCTTCATCATTGCCGCGGTGATCACGCCGCCCGACGTGGTGTCGCAACTGGCGCTGGCGGTGCCGATGTGCCTGCTGTACGAGGTGGGCATCTGGGCGGCGCAGCTCTTCATCAAGCACACGCAGGCCCCGGACAGCGAGGCCGAGAGCAACACCAGCGCCAGCTGA
- the tatB gene encoding Sec-independent protein translocase protein TatB: MIDFGFDKIALIGAVALIVIGPERLPKVARTVGHFVGKAQRYVAEVKAEVNRSIELDELKKMKTQFEDAARNVEQTVHSEFNQHTTDLQRDWDDAATAGLAPAVGTDSLSTPVPEYRHPGKKWRLKRGAIPHWYKQQAGIRTKAQSGAARVARHRPKRWS, translated from the coding sequence ATGATCGATTTCGGTTTCGACAAGATCGCGCTGATCGGGGCGGTGGCGCTCATCGTCATCGGCCCTGAGCGCCTGCCGAAGGTGGCCCGCACCGTGGGCCACTTCGTCGGCAAGGCGCAGCGCTACGTGGCAGAGGTCAAGGCCGAGGTCAACCGGTCCATCGAGCTCGATGAGCTGAAGAAGATGAAGACGCAGTTCGAGGACGCGGCGCGCAACGTCGAGCAGACGGTGCACAGCGAGTTCAACCAGCACACCACCGACCTGCAGCGCGACTGGGACGATGCGGCCACCGCCGGCCTGGCGCCCGCGGTGGGCACCGATTCGCTCAGCACCCCGGTGCCCGAGTACCGGCATCCGGGCAAGAAGTGGCGCCTGAAGCGGGGCGCCATTCCGCATTGGTACAAGCAGCAAGCCGGCATCCGCACCAAGGCGCAGTCGGGCGCCGCGCGGGTGGCCCGTCACCGGCCGAAGCGCTGGTCATGA
- the tatA gene encoding Sec-independent protein translocase subunit TatA — protein sequence MGSFSIWHWLIVLLVVVLIFGTKKLKNIGSDLGGAVKGFKDGVRGGSEGVGEADVPPQQVTAAQRAAADAQTVDVEAKRKS from the coding sequence ATGGGTTCGTTCAGCATCTGGCATTGGCTGATCGTGTTGCTCGTGGTGGTGCTGATCTTCGGCACCAAGAAGCTGAAGAACATCGGCTCCGACCTCGGTGGTGCGGTCAAGGGATTCAAGGACGGCGTGCGCGGTGGCTCCGAAGGCGTCGGTGAAGCCGACGTGCCGCCGCAGCAGGTCACCGCTGCCCAGCGCGCCGCCGCCGACGCGCAGACGGTCGACGTCGAAGCCAAGCGCAAGTCCTGA
- a CDS encoding histidine triad nucleotide-binding protein has translation MHTDPNCIFCKIAAGQIPARKVYEDDELIAFHDIAPWAPVHILIVPREHIGSMQEVTEAHQALLGKMMVLSTRLMRELGVTNGYRHVVNTGADGGQEVPHLHLHVMGGPRPWNKG, from the coding sequence ATGCACACCGACCCCAACTGCATCTTCTGCAAGATCGCCGCCGGCCAGATTCCTGCGCGCAAGGTCTACGAAGACGATGAGCTCATCGCCTTCCACGACATCGCGCCCTGGGCGCCGGTGCACATCCTCATCGTGCCGCGCGAGCACATCGGCTCGATGCAGGAGGTGACCGAAGCGCACCAGGCCCTGCTGGGCAAGATGATGGTGCTGAGCACGCGGCTGATGCGCGAACTGGGTGTGACCAACGGCTACCGCCACGTCGTCAACACCGGTGCCGATGGCGGCCAGGAAGTGCCCCATCTGCACCTGCATGTCATGGGCGGTCCCCGCCCATGGAACAAGGGCTGA
- a CDS encoding DUF4870 family protein: MNPIVDVTPGSQREQSLRTIGHISYALHAIVAVGAVLPAFQPTVLLLVAAFILDLVKRSDADGTWQESHFSWRIRSVVWAAGLYLVTAPLWLLFFVPGWIAWGVISIWFLYRVVRGWLSLNDGRPMP; encoded by the coding sequence GTGAACCCCATCGTCGACGTCACCCCCGGCTCGCAGCGCGAACAGTCGCTGCGCACCATCGGGCACATCAGCTACGCGCTGCATGCCATCGTCGCGGTGGGTGCGGTGCTGCCGGCCTTCCAGCCGACGGTGCTGCTGCTGGTGGCGGCCTTCATCCTCGACCTGGTCAAGCGCAGCGATGCCGACGGCACCTGGCAGGAGTCCCACTTCAGCTGGCGCATCCGCAGCGTCGTGTGGGCGGCCGGCCTGTACCTGGTCACCGCGCCGCTGTGGCTGCTGTTCTTCGTGCCCGGGTGGATCGCCTGGGGCGTCATCTCCATCTGGTTCCTCTACCGCGTGGTGCGCGGCTGGCTCAGCCTGAACGACGGCCGGCCGATGCCCTGA
- a CDS encoding phosphoribosyl-ATP diphosphatase: MSGNDTLARLGEVIESRKGADPDSSYVARLFHKGTDAILKKIGEEATETVMAAKDGDRSKIVYEVADLWFHSLVALAAFDLKPADVLAELERREGLSGLEEFALRKVKQREHQGD; the protein is encoded by the coding sequence ATGAGTGGCAACGACACGCTGGCCCGGCTGGGCGAGGTCATCGAATCGCGCAAGGGCGCCGACCCCGACAGCAGCTACGTCGCCCGGCTGTTCCACAAGGGCACCGACGCCATCTTGAAGAAGATCGGCGAGGAAGCCACCGAGACGGTGATGGCCGCCAAGGATGGCGACCGCAGCAAGATCGTCTACGAGGTGGCCGACCTGTGGTTCCACAGCCTGGTGGCGCTGGCGGCCTTCGACCTGAAGCCGGCCGACGTGCTCGCTGAACTTGAGCGCCGCGAAGGGCTCTCAGGTCTGGAAGAGTTCGCGCTGCGCAAGGTGAAGCAGCGCGAGCACCAGGGCGACTAG
- the hisI gene encoding phosphoribosyl-AMP cyclohydrolase encodes MDWLDSIKWDRDGLVPVIAQERGSKDVLMFAFMNREALARTAELGEAVYWSRSRQRLWHKGEESGHIQKVHAMRLDCDADVLLLEVTQLGHEPGIACHTGRHSCFFQRYENGAWHTVDPVLKDPESIYK; translated from the coding sequence ATGGATTGGCTCGACAGCATCAAGTGGGACCGCGACGGGCTGGTGCCCGTCATCGCCCAGGAACGCGGCAGCAAGGACGTGCTGATGTTCGCCTTCATGAACCGCGAGGCCCTGGCCCGCACCGCCGAGCTGGGCGAGGCGGTGTACTGGAGTCGCTCGCGCCAGCGGCTGTGGCACAAGGGCGAAGAGTCCGGCCACATCCAGAAGGTGCACGCGATGCGCCTGGACTGCGACGCCGACGTGCTGCTGCTGGAAGTGACCCAGCTGGGCCACGAGCCCGGCATCGCCTGCCACACCGGGCGCCATTCCTGCTTCTTCCAGCGCTACGAGAACGGCGCCTGGCACACCGTCGACCCGGTCTTGAAAGACCCCGAAAGCATCTACAAATGA
- a CDS encoding NUDIX domain-containing protein: protein MTEPLRAERTPVDVAVGVLIDPDGRFLLTSRPEGKVYAGYWEFPGGKLEAGETVEAALRRELIEELGITIGPVQPWRVEIVDYEHARVRLHFCKVFSWSGEFEMREHQQMAWNQLPVQVRPVLPGTVPVLAWFAEERGFAGPTHPET, encoded by the coding sequence ATGACTGAGCCCCTTCGCGCCGAGCGCACCCCGGTGGACGTGGCCGTGGGCGTGCTGATCGACCCCGACGGCCGCTTCCTGCTGACCTCTCGCCCGGAGGGCAAGGTGTACGCCGGCTACTGGGAGTTTCCGGGCGGCAAGCTCGAAGCCGGCGAAACGGTGGAAGCCGCGCTGCGCCGCGAGCTGATCGAGGAGCTGGGCATCACCATCGGCCCGGTGCAGCCCTGGCGGGTGGAGATCGTCGACTACGAACATGCGCGGGTGCGGCTGCACTTCTGCAAGGTGTTCAGCTGGAGCGGCGAGTTCGAGATGCGCGAGCACCAGCAGATGGCCTGGAACCAGCTGCCGGTGCAGGTGCGGCCGGTGCTGCCGGGCACCGTGCCGGTGCTGGCCTGGTTTGCCGAAGAGCGCGGCTTTGCCGGCCCCACCCACCCCGAGACTTAA
- a CDS encoding ATP-binding protein, translated as MSTDLERLMQRADALLARLEAVLPLPAAAPDWNAAIAWRYRKRRGAGVLEPVRHVASIRLSGLQEIDGQKERLVRNTRQFVDGRAANNVLLTGARGTGKSSLVKACLNEFADRGLRLIEVDKADMVDLPDLVDLVGDRPERFIVFCDDLSFDEGEPGYKALKSMLDGSVAQASDNVLIYATSNRRHLLPEYMKENLTYTHTEDGEVHPGEVVEEKISLSERFGLWISFYPFSQAEYLAIVAQWLQHFGVAEARIAAARPEALVWALERGSRSGRVAYQFARDFSGRSSS; from the coding sequence ATGTCCACCGATCTCGAACGATTGATGCAGCGCGCCGATGCGCTGCTGGCGCGGCTGGAAGCCGTGCTGCCGCTGCCGGCCGCCGCCCCCGACTGGAACGCCGCCATCGCCTGGCGCTACCGCAAGCGCCGCGGCGCCGGCGTGCTGGAGCCGGTGCGCCACGTGGCCAGCATCCGCCTGTCCGGCCTGCAGGAGATCGACGGCCAGAAGGAGCGCCTGGTGCGCAACACGCGCCAGTTCGTCGACGGCCGCGCGGCCAACAACGTGCTGTTGACGGGCGCCCGCGGCACCGGCAAGAGCTCGCTGGTCAAGGCCTGCCTGAATGAGTTCGCCGACCGCGGCTTGCGCCTGATCGAGGTGGACAAGGCCGACATGGTGGACCTGCCCGACCTGGTGGACCTGGTGGGCGACCGGCCCGAGCGCTTCATCGTGTTCTGCGACGACCTGAGCTTCGACGAGGGCGAGCCAGGCTACAAGGCGCTGAAGTCCATGCTCGACGGCTCGGTGGCCCAGGCCAGCGACAACGTGCTGATCTACGCCACCAGCAACCGCCGCCACCTGCTGCCCGAGTACATGAAGGAGAACCTCACGTACACCCACACCGAGGACGGCGAGGTGCACCCCGGCGAGGTGGTGGAGGAAAAGATCTCGCTGTCCGAGCGTTTTGGGCTGTGGATCAGCTTCTACCCCTTCAGCCAGGCCGAGTACCTGGCCATCGTGGCGCAGTGGCTACAGCACTTTGGCGTGGCCGAGGCGCGCATCGCCGCCGCGCGGCCCGAGGCGCTGGTGTGGGCGCTGGAGCGCGGCAGCCGCTCCGGTCGCGTGGCCTACCAGTTCGCGCGCGATTTTTCGGGCCGCAGCAGTTCATGA
- the pdeM gene encoding ligase-associated DNA damage response endonuclease PdeM gives MLDLTWGGEQFRLLPQKAAYLPDHHTLLIADAHIGKAVSFRRLGVPVPRGTTTENLALIDQLLQQHEVQHLVFLGDLLHSAHAHGPDTLAAMGRWRERHPRLDVTLVRGNHDDRAGDPPGWLDIRCVDEPLRLGGLALCHHPKPRIGAHVVAGHLHPGAWLGRGIDRVRVPCFHLREGVAVLPAFGSFTGLHPVERQPGERLVAVADGQLFEVPAR, from the coding sequence ATGCTCGACCTCACCTGGGGCGGCGAACAGTTCCGCCTGCTGCCGCAAAAAGCGGCCTACCTGCCCGACCACCACACCCTGCTCATCGCCGATGCCCACATCGGCAAGGCGGTGAGCTTTCGTCGCCTGGGCGTGCCGGTGCCGCGGGGCACCACCACCGAGAACCTGGCACTGATCGACCAGCTGCTGCAACAGCACGAGGTCCAGCACCTCGTGTTCCTCGGCGACCTGCTGCATTCGGCCCATGCGCATGGGCCCGACACGCTGGCCGCGATGGGCCGCTGGCGCGAGCGCCATCCGCGGCTGGACGTCACGCTGGTGCGCGGCAACCACGACGACCGCGCCGGCGACCCGCCCGGCTGGCTGGACATCCGCTGCGTGGACGAGCCGCTGCGCCTGGGCGGCCTGGCGCTGTGCCACCACCCGAAGCCGCGCATCGGCGCTCACGTGGTGGCCGGCCACCTGCACCCGGGCGCCTGGCTGGGCCGCGGCATCGACCGCGTGCGCGTGCCGTGCTTCCACCTGCGCGAGGGCGTGGCGGTGCTGCCGGCCTTCGGCAGCTTCACCGGGCTGCATCCGGTGGAGCGCCAGCCGGGCGAACGGCTGGTGGCGGTGGCCGACGGCCAGCTGTTCGAGGTGCCTGCTCGCTAA
- the slmA gene encoding nucleoid occlusion factor SlmA — MTDLSSIPEHDPLDTAVDVPSRKRPKPGERRVQILETLALMLEQPGAERVTTAALAARLEVSEAALYRHFASKAQMFEALIEFIESSVFTLVNQIVEREPLGQVQAQRTIGVLLQFAEKNPGMVRVMVGDALVYENERLSTRMNQFFERLESVLRQSLRGAAERAGSGTPTVDGQVRASVLTSFAVGRLQRYARSGFKRLPTEHLDASLQLLSA; from the coding sequence ATGACCGATCTTTCGTCAATACCTGAGCACGATCCGCTGGACACTGCCGTCGACGTGCCATCGCGAAAGCGGCCCAAGCCCGGTGAGCGGCGGGTGCAGATCCTGGAAACCCTCGCGCTGATGCTGGAGCAGCCCGGCGCCGAACGGGTGACCACGGCTGCATTGGCGGCACGCCTTGAAGTGAGCGAGGCCGCGCTGTACCGCCACTTCGCCAGCAAGGCCCAGATGTTCGAGGCGCTGATCGAGTTCATCGAAAGCAGCGTGTTCACCCTGGTCAACCAGATCGTCGAGCGCGAGCCGCTGGGCCAGGTGCAGGCGCAGCGCACCATCGGCGTGTTGCTGCAGTTCGCCGAGAAAAACCCCGGCATGGTGCGCGTGATGGTGGGCGATGCCCTCGTCTACGAGAACGAGCGCCTGTCCACCCGCATGAACCAGTTCTTCGAGCGGCTGGAATCGGTGCTGCGGCAAAGCCTGCGCGGCGCGGCCGAGCGGGCCGGTTCAGGCACGCCCACGGTGGACGGCCAGGTGCGTGCTTCGGTGCTGACCTCGTTCGCGGTCGGCCGGCTGCAGCGTTACGCCCGCTCGGGCTTCAAGCGCCTGCCCACCGAGCACCTCGACGCTTCGCTGCAGCTGCTCTCAGCCTGA
- a CDS encoding pyrimidine 5'-nucleotidase, protein MTARCTWLFDLDDTLHDAGAYVFGALHESMGVFVQRELRVPPEEADRLRRQYWLRYGATLLGLMKHHGVKAAHFLHETHLLPGLEERVTGHRHDLAVLRRLPGRKLILTNAPRAYALRVLQALGISGLFDGVIAIEDMAMFGHLRPKPDARMLRALAARLRVPPSRCVLVEDTLDHQKSARAIGMHTVWMQRFGRRGSPARARRQRWTMQPAYVDRKTGRLADLLRPGKHRPKALSNHRDA, encoded by the coding sequence ATGACCGCTCGCTGCACCTGGCTCTTCGACCTCGACGATACCCTCCACGACGCTGGCGCCTACGTTTTCGGGGCGCTGCATGAGTCGATGGGGGTTTTCGTGCAACGGGAGTTGCGCGTTCCCCCGGAAGAAGCCGACCGCCTGCGCCGCCAGTACTGGTTGCGCTACGGCGCCACCTTGCTGGGCTTGATGAAGCACCACGGCGTCAAGGCGGCGCACTTCCTGCACGAAACCCACCTGCTGCCCGGCCTGGAAGAGCGCGTCACCGGCCATCGCCACGACCTGGCGGTGCTGCGCCGGCTGCCCGGCCGCAAGCTCATACTGACCAATGCGCCGCGTGCCTATGCGCTGCGGGTGCTGCAGGCGCTGGGCATCTCCGGCCTGTTCGATGGCGTGATCGCCATCGAGGACATGGCCATGTTCGGCCACCTGCGGCCCAAGCCCGACGCCCGCATGCTGCGCGCGCTCGCGGCCCGGCTGCGGGTGCCGCCCTCGCGCTGCGTGCTGGTGGAAGACACGCTGGACCACCAGAAATCGGCCCGCGCCATCGGCATGCACACGGTGTGGATGCAGCGCTTCGGCCGCCGCGGCTCGCCGGCCAGGGCCCGGCGCCAGCGCTGGACCATGCAGCCGGCCTACGTGGACCGCAAGACGGGCCGCCTGGCCGACCTGCTGCGCCCCGGCAAGCACCGGCCGAAGGCGCTGTCAAACCATCGGGACGCGTGA